From Pseudomonas hefeiensis, one genomic window encodes:
- a CDS encoding alpha/beta hydrolase family protein, with product MPFVYRLALPALCLSLILPSAFSVQAEEPTPAAADQTAEEKPVERPPLLERSEEEATALERNLPLQEQQQLQTGSDTFLALWKPANTSEPQGAVIIVPGAGETADWPQVIGPLRKKLPDIEWSSLSITLPDLQSDVIAPRVVETPPETKPADVAGAAPDATTAAPIEQVAGGEADAVDPVVAQTSEEHLLADAERIFARIDAALAYAEQQSARSIVLLGHGTGAYWAARYLNEKQPSQIERFVMVAAQTPVTVKPALAELTPTLKLATVDIFYMDKPQDRNEALERLQASKRLKGSSFSQVSLKAVPNSSAQQEQLFRRVRGWLNPQKPGE from the coding sequence ATGCCCTTTGTTTATCGCCTGGCATTGCCAGCATTGTGCCTGTCGCTGATCCTGCCGAGCGCCTTTTCTGTACAGGCTGAAGAACCGACGCCCGCGGCGGCGGATCAAACCGCCGAGGAAAAACCGGTCGAACGTCCGCCTTTGCTCGAGCGTAGCGAGGAAGAAGCGACGGCACTTGAACGAAATCTCCCTCTTCAGGAGCAACAACAGCTACAGACCGGCAGCGACACTTTCCTGGCTCTCTGGAAGCCGGCCAACACTAGCGAGCCCCAAGGCGCGGTCATCATAGTCCCCGGCGCCGGCGAAACTGCTGACTGGCCTCAAGTGATCGGCCCATTGCGCAAAAAACTACCGGACATTGAGTGGAGTAGCCTGAGTATCACCCTGCCGGACCTGCAAAGCGACGTCATCGCACCGCGCGTCGTGGAAACACCGCCCGAAACCAAACCGGCCGACGTGGCCGGCGCAGCACCGGACGCCACCACCGCAGCGCCGATTGAACAGGTGGCGGGCGGCGAGGCCGACGCTGTGGATCCGGTCGTTGCCCAAACCAGCGAGGAACACCTCCTGGCCGATGCCGAACGTATCTTTGCCCGTATCGATGCGGCACTGGCTTACGCCGAACAGCAGAGCGCCCGCAGCATTGTTTTGCTGGGCCACGGCACCGGCGCCTATTGGGCGGCACGCTACCTGAATGAAAAACAACCTTCGCAGATAGAGCGTTTCGTGATGGTCGCCGCCCAGACCCCGGTCACAGTCAAACCCGCCCTGGCCGAACTGACCCCCACCTTGAAACTGGCGACCGTCGACATCTTCTACATGGACAAACCGCAGGATCGCAATGAAGCACTGGAGCGCCTGCAGGCCAGCAAACGTCTTAAAGGTTCTAGCTTCAGTCAGGTATCGCTCAAAGCAGTGCCCAACTCATCGGCACAGCAGGAACAGCTGTTTCGTCGGGTTCGCGGGTGGTTGAACCCGCAAAAGCCGGGGGAGTGA
- a CDS encoding TerB family tellurite resistance protein, whose amino-acid sequence MWWPGTLIGAGAGFAIASIPGAMLGALLGQALDRRLNLQGWAQVRERLGGRPALRNDELLFVLLGRLAKSDGRVVDGHIQQARHEMRALDLSEPAQRRAVAAFNRGKTGNDHLRGYLRRLATQPHAAEGVLRACWRMVWADGRAGTGERELLAQWGKWLGWTPQQVQALAVDYEPHKHSLPNNGVTYQEALRLLGVSATSEPSQIKRAYRRLLSRHHPDKIAGSGATPLQVRDATDRTRELHNAYRLIRERRDFR is encoded by the coding sequence ATGTGGTGGCCAGGGACTCTGATTGGAGCCGGGGCGGGCTTTGCCATAGCCAGCATTCCGGGGGCCATGCTGGGTGCGTTGTTAGGACAAGCGCTGGATCGGCGACTTAATCTGCAAGGCTGGGCGCAGGTGCGCGAGCGTTTGGGTGGTCGGCCAGCGTTGCGCAACGATGAGTTGCTGTTTGTACTGCTTGGGCGACTGGCCAAGAGCGATGGCCGAGTGGTCGATGGGCACATCCAACAGGCTCGCCATGAGATGCGCGCCCTGGACTTGAGCGAACCGGCACAGCGCCGGGCTGTCGCCGCATTCAACCGGGGCAAAACCGGAAACGACCATTTGCGCGGTTATTTGCGTCGCCTTGCGACCCAGCCCCATGCGGCGGAAGGCGTGCTGCGGGCCTGCTGGCGGATGGTCTGGGCCGATGGTCGCGCAGGCACCGGCGAGCGTGAGTTGCTTGCCCAGTGGGGCAAGTGGCTGGGTTGGACGCCGCAGCAGGTCCAGGCACTGGCGGTGGATTACGAACCACACAAACATTCGCTGCCCAACAACGGTGTGACCTATCAGGAAGCATTGCGTTTGCTGGGGGTTTCGGCCACCAGCGAGCCGTCGCAGATCAAGCGGGCTTACCGTCGCCTGCTCAGCCGTCACCACCCGGACAAGATTGCCGGTAGTGGGGCGACGCCATTGCAGGTCCGTGACGCTACCGACAGAACCCGAGAGTTACATAACGCCTATCGGTTGATCCGCGAGCGGCGGGATTTTCGCTAG